One Mixta gaviniae genomic window carries:
- a CDS encoding amino acid permease, translated as MKHQGWKLQDTVWTLGLYGTTVGAGTLFLPIEIGTRGPVIFIIMLLLGLPLSLLPHLVLGRIYMSEPDRQRLPSLSTWFGPRGDRAMTLLYCIAFYPVMLVYGISLVSALDNFIVERLHVASVNKGLLTLICMVVLFGILSKGRDRVVGTMSVLALPFAIAIIAIAAVQIPAWRWENVTAALSALPETSAATTFKNIWLTLPLITFSFCCAPIISPLAAHYQEKGDAPRAFRVIRLAYLAIFVSIIFFVFSCVLSMPHAIFAEAKEKNLNVLSIIASPDHAGVLFYIAPFIAIIGMTKSFLGVSLSVTETFSDFTVRLFNCRSEKGRKRSQAAAVVAMYALTSLIVYANPNVITLIEAFCGPLIAIILFLIPAWLIYNKPALAFLRGGKALSILLGGLATLSALLYALA; from the coding sequence ATGAAACATCAGGGTTGGAAGCTCCAGGATACCGTCTGGACGTTAGGCTTATATGGCACGACGGTCGGCGCGGGCACGCTGTTTTTGCCGATCGAAATCGGCACGCGCGGGCCGGTGATCTTTATCATCATGCTGCTGCTGGGGCTGCCGCTCTCGCTGCTGCCACACCTGGTGCTGGGCCGCATCTATATGAGCGAGCCGGATCGGCAGCGTCTGCCGTCGTTAAGCACCTGGTTCGGGCCGCGCGGCGACCGGGCGATGACGCTGCTTTACTGTATCGCTTTCTACCCGGTGATGCTGGTATACGGTATCTCGCTGGTCAGCGCGCTGGATAACTTTATCGTCGAGCGCCTGCACGTCGCCAGCGTCAATAAAGGGCTGCTGACGCTGATCTGTATGGTGGTGCTGTTCGGCATCCTGAGTAAAGGGCGCGACCGGGTGGTCGGCACCATGAGCGTACTGGCATTGCCGTTCGCCATCGCCATTATCGCCATCGCCGCAGTGCAGATCCCCGCCTGGCGCTGGGAAAACGTCACCGCTGCGCTGAGCGCGTTGCCGGAGACCTCCGCCGCCACCACCTTTAAAAATATCTGGCTGACGCTGCCGTTGATCACCTTCTCCTTCTGCTGCGCGCCGATTATCTCCCCGCTGGCCGCGCACTATCAGGAAAAGGGCGATGCGCCGCGCGCTTTCCGCGTGATCCGTCTCGCCTATCTGGCGATTTTCGTCAGCATTATCTTTTTTGTGTTCAGCTGCGTATTAAGCATGCCGCACGCGATTTTCGCTGAAGCGAAAGAGAAAAATCTCAACGTGCTGTCGATTATCGCCTCGCCCGACCACGCCGGCGTGCTGTTTTATATCGCGCCCTTTATCGCCATTATCGGCATGACCAAATCCTTCCTCGGCGTGTCGCTGTCGGTGACGGAAACCTTCAGCGATTTTACCGTGCGCCTGTTTAACTGCCGCAGCGAAAAAGGGCGGAAAAGAAGCCAGGCCGCCGCCGTAGTGGCGATGTATGCATTGACCTCGCTGATCGTCTACGCCAACCCCAACGTCATTACCCTGATCGAGGCGTTTTGCGGCCCGCTGATCGCCATCATCCTGTTCCTGATCCCCGCCTGGCTTATCTACAACAAGCCGGCGCTGGCGTTTCTGCGCGGCGGAAAAGCGTTGAGCATTTTACTCGGCGGCCTCGCCACGCTCTCTGCGCTGCTTTACGCCCTGGCCTAA
- a CDS encoding sensor domain-containing diguanylate cyclase encodes MKIGEKVSGAFVLHSSLGRTMTIFMLLLLTAVLIVSAWTLDRSWERKLHDAESSAVNLSVSQARQAEDTFLQTEIMLRAMQREIPDDGPNAVNKAELNAVLAEMKSSLPQINGLFIYDAQGHWIASSAAHVPAGINNSDREYFIYHHQNRHGGTHIGHVIRSRTTGELVIPMSLRLNDAAGGFAGVALATVRVDSFKRFYSYFELGEGDLLALLLDDGTALYVRPFPDAFINRSLSASPLFTTQLLRADRGKGTWRSALDDKERIFGYARSGQYPLIVAAGFDKSELWSQWLRDSLPDLVLNGTLLLIIVMIGTVVLRQVRTNVENQIELTALRDELTTINQTLQAMALLDSLTGLANRRQFDLFLAQSLKRSALTGKPVALIMMDIDFFKLYNDTYGHVAGDNCLRRVGEALKQMSIRQTDLIARYGGEEFAIVLPNATLEVAKRVAENAVGAVRAMAIPHESTQLPAHIVTLSAGGFALQGSGDAQDAQLIKEGADRALYEAKHNGRDRAVVQSAPPAVTGR; translated from the coding sequence ATGAAGATCGGCGAAAAAGTTTCCGGCGCATTCGTTCTGCACTCTTCGCTTGGCAGAACCATGACCATTTTTATGCTGCTGCTATTGACGGCGGTGCTGATCGTCAGCGCCTGGACGCTGGACCGCTCCTGGGAGCGCAAGCTGCACGATGCGGAAAGCAGCGCGGTTAACCTGTCGGTTTCTCAGGCGCGCCAGGCGGAAGATACCTTCCTGCAGACGGAGATCATGCTGCGCGCCATGCAGCGCGAAATCCCTGACGACGGGCCGAACGCCGTCAATAAGGCGGAGCTGAACGCGGTGCTGGCGGAGATGAAAAGCAGCCTGCCGCAGATCAACGGCCTCTTCATCTATGATGCCCAGGGCCACTGGATTGCCAGCTCGGCGGCGCACGTGCCTGCCGGCATCAACAACAGCGACCGTGAATATTTTATCTATCATCACCAGAATCGCCACGGCGGCACCCATATTGGCCACGTGATCCGCAGCCGTACCACCGGCGAGCTGGTGATCCCGATGTCGCTGCGGCTGAACGATGCCGCCGGCGGCTTCGCCGGCGTGGCGCTGGCCACGGTGCGCGTCGATTCGTTTAAACGCTTTTACAGCTACTTTGAGCTGGGCGAAGGCGATCTGCTGGCGCTGCTGCTGGATGACGGCACCGCGCTCTATGTCCGCCCCTTCCCGGACGCCTTTATTAACCGCAGCCTCTCGGCCAGCCCGCTGTTCACCACCCAGCTGCTGCGCGCCGATCGCGGCAAAGGGACCTGGCGTTCGGCGCTGGATGATAAAGAGCGTATTTTCGGCTATGCGCGCTCCGGACAATATCCGCTGATTGTGGCGGCGGGCTTCGATAAATCGGAGCTTTGGTCACAGTGGCTGCGCGACAGCCTGCCGGATCTGGTGCTGAACGGCACGCTGCTGCTGATTATTGTGATGATCGGCACCGTGGTGCTGCGGCAGGTGCGCACCAACGTGGAGAACCAGATTGAGCTGACGGCGCTGCGCGATGAGCTAACCACCATCAACCAGACGCTGCAGGCGATGGCATTGCTGGATAGCTTAACCGGGCTGGCAAACCGGCGGCAGTTCGATCTGTTTCTGGCGCAGAGCCTGAAGCGTTCGGCGCTGACCGGCAAGCCGGTGGCGCTGATCATGATGGATATCGATTTCTTTAAGCTCTACAACGACACCTACGGCCACGTAGCGGGCGATAACTGCCTGCGGCGCGTCGGCGAAGCGCTGAAGCAGATGTCGATTCGCCAGACCGATTTGATTGCGCGCTACGGCGGCGAAGAGTTCGCCATTGTGCTGCCTAACGCCACCCTTGAGGTGGCGAAGCGCGTAGCGGAAAACGCCGTCGGGGCGGTGCGCGCCATGGCGATTCCCCATGAAAGCACACAGCTGCCGGCGCACATCGTGACCCTCAGCGCGGGCGGCTTCGCCCTGCAGGGCAGCGGCGACGCACAGGATGCGCAGCTGATCAAAGAGGGGGCGGATCGCGCGCTGTATGAGGCCAAGCATAATGGCCGCGACCGGGCGGTGGTACAGAGCGCGCCGCCTGCGGTAACGGGACGCTGA
- a CDS encoding Lrp/AsnC family transcriptional regulator produces the protein MDELDFRILRELQKDGRIPNNVLAEKVGLSPSPCLRRVKQLEESGAIARYVAILNPAAMGLELTVFVRVWLRSQDADTVDNFAREVRALPEVVECHLMVGDCDFLLRVVAADLNAYRQFQIDHLARISGVQSLKTELPMQTIKQTSELPLGQGGENGRRVV, from the coding sequence ATGGACGAGCTGGATTTTCGTATTCTGCGTGAGCTGCAAAAGGATGGACGTATCCCGAACAACGTGCTGGCGGAAAAGGTGGGGCTGTCGCCGTCGCCTTGTCTGCGGCGCGTTAAACAACTGGAGGAGAGCGGTGCCATCGCACGCTATGTCGCCATCCTCAATCCGGCGGCGATGGGGCTGGAGCTGACGGTATTTGTGCGTGTCTGGCTGCGCAGCCAGGATGCGGACACCGTCGATAACTTCGCGCGTGAGGTACGCGCGCTGCCGGAGGTGGTGGAGTGCCATCTGATGGTGGGTGACTGCGATTTTCTGCTACGGGTGGTGGCGGCCGATCTGAATGCCTACCGACAGTTTCAGATCGACCATCTGGCACGCATCAGCGGCGTCCAGAGCCTGAAGACCGAGCTGCCCATGCAGACCATCAAACAGACCTCCGAGCTGCCGCTGGGCCAGGGTGGCGAAAACGGCCGCCGCGTGGTTTAA
- a CDS encoding AzlD family protein → MSLTILTILLMAMTTYLTRIGGYLLLRDRAFSPRVKAVMEAAPGCVLITVIAPHFVTRDPADLLALAISLLAAMRFSLLPVVAISVGATALLRYLL, encoded by the coding sequence ATGAGCCTGACGATTTTGACCATTCTGCTGATGGCGATGACGACGTATCTGACGCGCATCGGCGGTTATCTGCTGCTACGCGATCGCGCCTTTAGCCCGCGCGTTAAAGCGGTGATGGAGGCGGCGCCCGGCTGCGTGCTGATCACGGTCATTGCGCCCCACTTCGTCACCCGCGACCCGGCAGATCTGCTGGCGCTGGCGATCTCGCTGCTGGCCGCGATGCGCTTTTCGCTGCTGCCGGTGGTGGCAATAAGCGTCGGCGCGACTGCCCTGTTACGCTATCTGCTTTAA
- a CDS encoding AzlC family ABC transporter permease, whose translation MHRDLSIAAGRSSFSEIQRGLLSSVPLLLGVLPFGLLLGAQAAQKGLSPFTLVSMTGLNFAGGSEFAAIALWSSPPHVLTIVLVSLLINSRHLLMGAAMTPALAHLPPRKALLALFFMCDESWAMSMADAARRRAQGLPLFSAGYYVGVAGALWVVWVISTGAGVIIGPVLGDITRWGFDMAFPAVFLVLLKGMWKGLRSALPWLVSLICAGATWHAFPGAAYYVPAGTLSGIVTILLLHRKSA comes from the coding sequence ATGCACCGTGATCTTTCCATCGCCGCCGGACGCTCATCATTCAGTGAAATTCAGCGTGGTCTGCTGTCATCCGTTCCCCTTCTGCTTGGCGTATTGCCGTTCGGCCTGCTGCTGGGCGCGCAGGCGGCACAGAAAGGGCTCTCGCCTTTTACCCTGGTCTCGATGACCGGGCTGAACTTCGCCGGCGGCTCGGAGTTCGCGGCCATCGCGCTCTGGTCCTCGCCGCCGCACGTGCTGACCATTGTGCTGGTAAGCCTGCTGATCAACAGTCGCCATCTGCTGATGGGTGCCGCCATGACCCCTGCGCTGGCGCATCTGCCTCCGCGCAAAGCGCTGCTGGCGCTGTTTTTTATGTGCGATGAGAGCTGGGCGATGAGCATGGCGGATGCGGCGCGGCGGCGCGCACAGGGGCTGCCCCTCTTCAGCGCCGGTTATTACGTCGGCGTGGCGGGGGCGCTGTGGGTGGTCTGGGTGATCTCCACCGGCGCGGGCGTGATCATCGGTCCGGTACTGGGCGATATCACCCGTTGGGGGTTCGATATGGCCTTCCCGGCGGTGTTTCTGGTGCTGCTGAAAGGGATGTGGAAAGGGCTGCGTTCCGCGCTGCCGTGGCTGGTTAGCCTGATCTGCGCCGGCGCGACCTGGCACGCCTTTCCCGGCGCGGCCTACTACGTACCGGCAGGCACCCTTTCCGGTATTGTGACCATTCTGCTGTTGCACAGGAAATCCGCATGA
- a CDS encoding NAD-dependent epimerase/dehydratase family protein — protein sequence MKKTVVVAGAVGVIGRAVLNHFEHQDVELIALSRRAPDFPTRARHIAVDLTDKNACEAQLATLTGATHLVFAAYQERPTPAELVEVNLLMLQNLVETLEKHAPGCSTWR from the coding sequence ATGAAAAAAACGGTGGTTGTCGCAGGGGCGGTAGGCGTGATTGGACGCGCCGTGCTTAACCATTTCGAACATCAGGATGTGGAGCTGATCGCGCTGTCGCGGCGCGCGCCTGACTTTCCCACGCGTGCGCGCCATATCGCGGTCGATCTGACCGACAAAAACGCCTGTGAAGCGCAGCTGGCGACGCTGACCGGCGCCACGCACCTGGTGTTCGCCGCCTATCAGGAGCGACCGACGCCGGCGGAGCTGGTCGAGGTTAACCTGCTGATGCTGCAAAACCTGGTGGAAACGCTGGAGAAGCACGCACCGGGCTGCAGCACGTGGCGCTGA
- a CDS encoding DUF4198 domain-containing protein: MKKTLFTAALALVSPALLAHELWLNVPPVAAGKTLEIEMAYGDNFPHGEPIPPARQALFAPLIATHGTGQTESFPINSEKYRFSLARPAVGSWLVSATYKPAFWSLKPDGEKYQWRQSNKQQWPGSYCMESTMSAKSASYIGAPGANPALTQPTGARLEFVPQVDPATLKTGDTLKVTLLANGKPLANHQVGIAMVDLAAKAPAPHGHHHHHHHAVDATLSHPALAHTYAYENAAMKDHTDAQGVLNLPILKAGQWLLMSANDTPYADRAVCDIHLDQTTFGFAIAE, from the coding sequence ATGAAAAAAACGCTGTTCACTGCCGCGCTTGCGCTCGTTTCACCCGCGCTGCTGGCCCATGAGCTGTGGCTGAATGTGCCGCCCGTGGCCGCCGGTAAGACGCTGGAGATTGAAATGGCCTATGGCGATAACTTCCCGCACGGCGAGCCGATCCCGCCGGCGCGTCAGGCGCTGTTTGCCCCGCTGATCGCTACCCACGGCACCGGCCAAACCGAATCGTTTCCGATCAACAGTGAGAAGTACCGTTTCAGCCTCGCCCGCCCGGCTGTCGGCTCATGGCTGGTGAGCGCCACCTATAAGCCCGCCTTCTGGTCGCTGAAGCCCGACGGTGAAAAGTACCAGTGGCGGCAGAGCAATAAACAGCAGTGGCCAGGCAGCTACTGCATGGAAAGCACCATGAGCGCGAAAAGCGCCAGCTATATCGGCGCGCCAGGGGCCAACCCGGCCCTGACGCAGCCCACCGGCGCGCGGCTGGAATTTGTGCCGCAGGTAGATCCTGCCACGCTGAAAACCGGCGATACGCTGAAGGTGACGCTGCTGGCTAACGGCAAGCCGCTGGCGAATCATCAGGTGGGCATTGCGATGGTCGATCTTGCCGCGAAGGCGCCCGCGCCGCATGGACATCATCATCACCATCATCACGCTGTCGACGCCACGCTGAGCCATCCGGCGCTGGCGCACACCTACGCCTATGAAAACGCGGCGATGAAGGATCATACTGACGCGCAAGGGGTGCTGAACCTGCCGATCCTGAAAGCGGGCCAGTGGCTGCTGATGAGCGCCAACGATACGCCTTACGCCGACCGCGCCGTCTGCGATATCCATCTCGATCAGACCACCTTTGGCTTTGCCATTGCTGAATAA
- a CDS encoding LacI family DNA-binding transcriptional regulator: protein MKTVTLAALAKIAGVGLATVDRVLNERGGVSPQTTRKVLQAARAAGLKRILPEDHRQPWQIEVLLSGNDSFFFRQLASDFAAVATGLGYRRLTLHRTFIPEDRPDQLAAHILTRSRQRDGLIVFAHEHPAIYEALSLCKQRGVPVITLVTDLPGAERLCHVGINQLQAGRTAGLMMGRMLRQQGDVIMVSGRFDYSAHRQRIEGFRDVLQQRFPAIRLREALAGNEQRDTISKLLEKQLAQSDAVAGLYNTGLGNTQIGEALARHRLLSRCVYITHELYATTQALLAQGALSLTLDQNTRRHAQLATELMLRYLDGGDAPHTYADGKVEFMLYTEENCR, encoded by the coding sequence ATGAAAACAGTCACTCTTGCAGCGCTGGCGAAAATAGCCGGCGTTGGGCTGGCTACGGTGGATCGGGTACTGAACGAGCGCGGCGGCGTCTCGCCGCAGACCACGCGCAAAGTGCTGCAGGCGGCGCGCGCGGCGGGCCTGAAGCGCATATTGCCGGAAGATCATCGCCAGCCGTGGCAGATTGAAGTGCTGCTGAGCGGCAACGACTCTTTCTTCTTTCGCCAGCTGGCCAGCGATTTCGCCGCGGTCGCCACCGGGCTGGGCTATCGCCGCCTGACGCTGCACCGCACCTTTATCCCGGAAGATCGCCCCGATCAGCTTGCCGCGCATATCCTCACGCGCAGCAGGCAGCGCGACGGGCTGATCGTTTTCGCCCATGAACATCCCGCTATTTATGAGGCGCTCTCCCTGTGCAAACAGCGCGGCGTGCCGGTGATCACTCTGGTCACCGATCTGCCGGGCGCAGAGCGGCTGTGCCATGTCGGCATTAATCAGCTGCAGGCGGGACGCACCGCCGGCCTGATGATGGGCCGTATGCTGCGCCAGCAGGGCGATGTGATTATGGTTAGCGGCCGTTTCGACTACAGCGCGCACCGGCAACGGATCGAAGGGTTTCGCGACGTATTACAGCAGCGCTTTCCCGCTATCCGTCTGCGCGAGGCGCTGGCGGGCAACGAACAACGTGACACCATCAGTAAGCTGCTGGAAAAGCAGCTGGCGCAGTCGGACGCGGTAGCGGGCCTCTACAACACCGGGTTGGGCAACACGCAGATCGGCGAAGCGCTGGCGCGACATCGCCTGCTGAGCCGCTGCGTTTATATTACCCACGAACTTTACGCCACCACCCAGGCGCTACTGGCGCAGGGCGCGTTGTCGCTGACGCTCGACCAGAATACGCGCCGTCATGCCCAGCTGGCGACCGAGCTGATGCTGCGCTATCTCGATGGCGGCGACGCGCCGCACACCTACGCTGACGGCAAGGTAGAGTTTATGCTCTATACCGAAGAGAACTGCCGCTGA
- a CDS encoding Gfo/Idh/MocA family oxidoreductase, producing the protein MAKIKFALVGCGFIGQVHAANLAAHPATALTLTADIDEARARQLAQRYGSRTATVEQAIRHEEIDAVLIASATPSHAALLEAAARAGKAVWCEKPIDLSLARAQQTVERILPLKAPVTVGFNRRFDQSHRQLKRQLAAGAIGQPELIQMVCRSSEMPSLDYLRASGGQMRDQAIHFFDLLRWLTGDEVTLVGALGATLAQPALSELGDVDTSVLIMQLQQGALAQLDNARRTGYGYDERISVMGAAGLAESASPLPPGVRLWQGDAQRQPGMWPDWFSRIRATWYDHLDAFVSEIQGVPSADLPRLLDGLQAQAIAEAATLALQTRRFCAVAQLTGGAA; encoded by the coding sequence ATGGCAAAGATCAAATTTGCGCTGGTAGGCTGCGGTTTTATCGGACAGGTGCATGCGGCCAACCTGGCGGCGCATCCCGCTACGGCGCTGACGCTGACGGCCGATATCGATGAGGCGCGCGCGCGGCAGCTGGCGCAGCGCTACGGCAGCCGGACGGCGACGGTAGAGCAGGCGATCCGGCATGAGGAGATCGACGCGGTGCTGATCGCCAGCGCCACGCCATCGCACGCTGCGCTACTGGAGGCCGCGGCGCGCGCCGGCAAAGCGGTCTGGTGCGAAAAACCGATCGACCTTTCGCTGGCGCGGGCACAACAGACGGTAGAGCGTATTTTACCGCTAAAAGCGCCGGTGACGGTCGGCTTCAACCGGCGCTTCGATCAGAGCCATCGTCAGCTGAAGCGGCAGCTTGCCGCCGGCGCTATCGGCCAGCCGGAGCTGATCCAGATGGTGTGCCGTTCGTCTGAGATGCCGTCGCTGGACTATCTGCGCGCCTCCGGCGGCCAGATGCGCGACCAGGCGATCCATTTCTTTGATCTGCTGCGCTGGCTGACGGGCGATGAGGTAACGCTGGTAGGGGCGCTGGGTGCGACGCTGGCGCAGCCAGCGCTCAGCGAACTGGGGGACGTTGATACCTCGGTGCTGATTATGCAGCTGCAACAGGGCGCGCTGGCGCAGCTGGATAATGCGCGCCGTACCGGCTACGGCTACGACGAACGCATCAGCGTGATGGGCGCCGCCGGGCTGGCGGAATCCGCGAGCCCGCTGCCGCCGGGCGTGCGGCTGTGGCAGGGTGACGCGCAGCGGCAGCCGGGGATGTGGCCCGACTGGTTCAGCCGTATCCGCGCGACCTGGTACGATCATCTGGATGCCTTCGTCAGCGAGATTCAGGGCGTGCCGTCGGCCGATCTGCCGCGCCTGCTGGACGGGCTGCAGGCGCAGGCGATCGCAGAAGCGGCGACGCTCGCGCTGCAGACGCGCCGCTTCTGCGCGGTGGCGCAGCTGACGGGAGGCGCGGCGTAA
- a CDS encoding winged helix-turn-helix transcriptional regulator yields the protein MANDIPALLAEINSTRPILEQVANKWSVLILTVLCSEPARFNAIKRRLDPITHKALTEALRRLERNGLVSRRVIASSPVAVEYAITPLGRTLQDPFVALVSWAREYGATMAQAREAYDEQRASDGA from the coding sequence ATGGCGAACGATATCCCGGCTCTGCTGGCAGAGATCAACAGCACGCGCCCCATCCTGGAGCAGGTGGCAAACAAATGGTCGGTATTGATCCTGACGGTGCTGTGCAGCGAACCCGCGCGTTTTAACGCCATTAAGCGCAGGCTTGATCCCATCACCCATAAAGCCCTGACAGAAGCGTTACGCCGGCTTGAGCGCAACGGACTGGTCAGCCGTCGCGTCATCGCCTCGTCACCCGTAGCGGTCGAATATGCCATCACGCCGCTGGGCCGAACACTGCAGGATCCGTTTGTTGCTCTGGTAAGCTGGGCCAGAGAATATGGCGCGACCATGGCGCAGGCCCGCGAAGCTTACGATGAACAACGCGCGAGCGATGGGGCATGA
- a CDS encoding alpha/beta hydrolase: MTVFTQKLTAAIPAMLLCASLSGVTTMSYADTNQPNAPVSLGEKWDKTFAESAKVDHRKVTFQNRYGITLVGDLYLPKDRGERKLAAIAISGPFGAVKEQSSGLYAQTLAEQGFVTLAFDPSYTGESGGTPRNVASPDINTEDFSAAVDFLGLQKEVDRNRIGLLGICGWGGMALNDAAMDTRVKAVATSVMYDMSRAMGHGVGDGKDRYTTADRRAVLQYLNAQRWQDAENGTAAPGGHDIYVDEKGQVTASARILPETLPANPNPVLKEFFDYYRMPRGFHARSVNSTGAWNATMPLSFMNMPLLSYANEVTIPTLIVTGEKAHSRYFAEDAFKALGSKEKELVIIPGANHVDLYDNVAGKIPFAKFEQFFKAHLR; the protein is encoded by the coding sequence ATGACTGTTTTCACCCAAAAGCTGACAGCTGCGATACCCGCCATGCTGCTATGCGCATCATTAAGTGGAGTCACAACGATGAGTTACGCTGATACCAACCAGCCGAATGCCCCCGTTTCGCTGGGCGAAAAGTGGGATAAAACCTTTGCTGAAAGCGCGAAAGTGGATCACCGCAAAGTGACCTTTCAGAACCGCTACGGCATTACCTTAGTCGGGGATCTCTACCTGCCGAAAGATCGCGGCGAGCGCAAGCTGGCGGCGATTGCCATCAGCGGGCCTTTCGGCGCGGTTAAAGAGCAATCCAGTGGCCTGTATGCACAAACGCTGGCTGAGCAGGGGTTTGTGACCCTGGCGTTTGATCCTTCCTACACGGGCGAAAGCGGCGGCACCCCGCGTAATGTCGCCTCTCCGGATATCAACACCGAAGATTTCAGCGCGGCGGTAGATTTCTTGGGCCTGCAAAAAGAGGTGGACCGCAACCGTATCGGGTTACTCGGTATTTGCGGCTGGGGCGGCATGGCCTTAAACGACGCCGCGATGGATACGCGCGTCAAAGCGGTGGCCACCAGCGTGATGTATGACATGAGCCGCGCGATGGGCCATGGCGTGGGCGATGGCAAAGACCGTTACACCACCGCCGATCGTCGTGCTGTGTTGCAGTATCTGAACGCGCAGCGCTGGCAGGATGCGGAAAATGGCACTGCGGCGCCCGGCGGGCATGACATCTATGTTGACGAAAAGGGCCAGGTCACCGCTTCGGCGCGTATCCTGCCGGAAACGCTGCCCGCCAATCCGAACCCGGTTTTAAAAGAGTTCTTTGATTATTACCGTATGCCGCGTGGTTTCCATGCGCGTTCGGTCAACTCAACCGGCGCATGGAATGCGACAATGCCGCTGTCATTTATGAATATGCCGCTGTTGAGTTATGCCAATGAGGTCACTATCCCTACGCTTATCGTGACCGGTGAAAAAGCGCATTCACGTTATTTTGCGGAAGATGCCTTTAAAGCGCTCGGCAGTAAAGAGAAAGAGCTGGTGATTATTCCGGGGGCAAACCACGTGGATTTATACGACAACGTAGCGGGTAAGATCCCGTTTGCTAAATTTGAGCAGTTTTTCAAGGCCCACTTAAGATAA
- a CDS encoding LysR family transcriptional regulator, which produces MAKRENYNDLYLFMLVVREGSFTAAAQRLGLAQSGVSRSVRELEARLGVQLLVRTTRRLSLTQAGEQLYRTVESGFDALDVGLATLAHYRQTPSGTVRINASQHAIDKVLLPKLAVFKQRYPDIKLELISESRFVDIITERFDAGVRLGPEVDSGMIAVRISPDMEMAVVATPEHFRRYGFPQTPAELAVHPCIAYQFGDGSLYAWELHQEGKPILHRPQGQWCFADSYMEAKAARLGLGLAYVPEELVSDDLEQGRLIRVLQPYSQRLAGSFLYYPHRNVSPALRAVIETLRM; this is translated from the coding sequence ATGGCGAAACGGGAAAACTATAACGATCTCTACCTGTTTATGCTGGTCGTTCGGGAGGGGAGTTTTACCGCTGCGGCGCAACGGCTTGGCCTGGCACAATCGGGCGTTAGCCGTTCTGTACGCGAACTTGAAGCACGGCTGGGCGTTCAACTTCTGGTACGCACCACGCGCAGATTATCGCTCACCCAGGCGGGCGAGCAGCTTTATCGCACCGTCGAGTCTGGATTTGATGCGTTAGATGTGGGGCTCGCCACGCTGGCCCATTATCGCCAAACCCCGTCCGGGACGGTACGCATCAATGCCAGCCAGCACGCTATTGATAAAGTGCTTCTGCCGAAGCTGGCGGTGTTTAAGCAACGCTATCCCGATATCAAACTGGAACTCATCAGCGAAAGCCGGTTCGTCGATATTATTACCGAGAGGTTCGATGCCGGCGTACGGCTGGGGCCGGAAGTTGACAGCGGCATGATTGCGGTGCGCATTTCGCCCGATATGGAGATGGCCGTTGTCGCTACGCCCGAACATTTTCGTCGCTACGGCTTTCCGCAAACCCCCGCAGAGTTGGCCGTTCATCCCTGCATCGCTTATCAGTTCGGTGACGGCAGCCTGTACGCATGGGAACTCCACCAGGAGGGAAAACCCATCCTCCATCGGCCGCAGGGGCAGTGGTGTTTTGCTGACAGCTATATGGAAGCCAAAGCCGCCAGGCTGGGGCTGGGGCTGGCTTATGTCCCGGAAGAGTTGGTTTCTGATGATTTAGAACAAGGGCGGCTTATCAGGGTACTGCAACCTTACAGCCAGCGCCTGGCAGGTTCATTTCTCTATTATCCGCATCGCAATGTGTCGCCCGCTTTGCGCGCGGTGATTGAAACCTTAAGAATGTAA
- a CDS encoding LysR substrate-binding domain-containing protein: MKIRVEGQLVFNDIFHVLDAAVAGLGLAYVPEEMAQPYIERGEVIRVLEAFSPFWDGFYLYYPHRHQASPAFRELLNALRVKD, encoded by the coding sequence ATAAAAATTCGGGTAGAGGGTCAGCTGGTTTTTAACGACATCTTTCATGTGCTTGATGCTGCAGTTGCAGGGCTTGGGCTTGCCTACGTACCGGAAGAAATGGCCCAGCCCTATATAGAAAGAGGGGAAGTGATCCGAGTGCTGGAGGCGTTCTCCCCTTTCTGGGACGGCTTTTATCTTTATTATCCTCATCGCCATCAGGCTTCGCCGGCCTTCAGGGAGCTGCTTAATGCTTTGCGCGTGAAAGATTAA